The Coregonus clupeaformis isolate EN_2021a chromosome 26, ASM2061545v1, whole genome shotgun sequence genome window below encodes:
- the ints14 gene encoding integrator complex subunit 14 — protein MPTVVLMDASLSMTRPVSLEPCSEELQRKNLAVAGLTMLFEHMATNYRLEFTSLVAFSSLWEQLVPFTRDYNILQEALSNLEDYDKTCLESALHGVSNVVQQEWGHACPTQVVLVTDGSLGIGKGSLRHSLQTLKGRPEDKKFPLPFPFPAKLFVMCIANAEELQMTDTMDNLEQLLQLNGGDGQIFTMEGQLCLKSVQSMFGRLIDAAYSPFPAVLRCGNLASDVQVFPRPEPVFLDEEIDPMPRHILTDLEIVGFIEIGDISSPPVMSRHLVLPIAVNKEVDEVGPGTTEEQEEETSANQQAGKAPNFCVLLHGSLKVEGMVALVQLGPEWYGMLYSQADSKKKSNLMMSLFEPGPEPLPWLGRVSQLGPISDAAENPYGEDDSKSPFPLQPKIKRSYAQNVTVWIKASGLQTDVQKILRNARKLPEKTQTFYKELNRLRKAALAFGFWELLKGVSELLERECTLLPDTAHPDAAFQLSHAAQQLKLASTGDSQYAAFDHNINPMHTDFSGGGAGM, from the exons atgcCGACGGTGGTCCTAATGGACGCGTCTCTGTCCATGACGCGGCCGGTCTCTCTGGAGCCGTGCTCGGAGGAGTTACAGAGGAAGAACCTAGCTGTGGCAGGACTCACCATGCTGTTTGAACACATGGCTACGAACTACCGACTGGAATTCACCTCTCTAGTGGCCTTCTCTTCCCTGTGGGAGCAACTGGTGCCTTTCACCAGGGACTACAACATCCTACAG GAAGCCCTGAGCAACCTGGAGGACTATGACAAGACGTGTCTGGAGTCAGCGCTACATGGAGTCAGCAACGTGGTGCAGCAGGAGTGGGGGCACGCCTGTCCGACACAG GTGGTGTTGGTAACAGATGGGTCTCTGGGGATCGGTAAAGGCTCTCTGAGACACTCCCTACAGACTCTGAAAGGACGACCGGAGGATAAGAAGTTTCCTCTGCCGTTCCCTTTCCCTGCCAAGCTGTTCGTCATGTGCATCGCTAACGCAGAGGAG TTACAGATGACAGACACTATGGATAACCTGGAGCAGCTGCTCCAACTGAATGGAGGAGATGGACAGATCTTCACTATGGAAGGCCAGCTCTGTCTGAAGAGTGTACAGTCCATGTTTGG GCGTCTGATAGATGCGGCCTACTCCCCCTTCCCTGCTGTGCTGCGCTGTGGGAACCTGGCTTCTGATGTCCAGGTGTTCCCCAGACCGGAGCCTGTGTTCCTGGATGAAGAAATTGACCCTATGCCCCGACACATCCTCACAG ATCTGGAGATAGTTGGTTTCATAGAGATAGGAGACATCTCGAGTCCTCCTGTCATGTCCAGACACCTGGTTCTCCCTATCGCTGTCAATAAAG AGGTGGATGAAGTGGGCCCCGGAACcacagaggagcaggaggaggagacatCAGCCAACCAGCAGGCAGGGAAGGCCCCCAACTTCTGTGTCCTACTCCATGGCAGTCTGAAGGTCGAGGGCATGGTGGCTCTGGTACAGCTGGG ccCAGAGTGGTACGGGATGCTGTACTCCCAGGCAGACAGTAAGAAGAAGTCTAATCTGATGAtgtctctgtttgagccgggacCGGAGCCTTTACCCTGGTTGGGCAGGGTGTCTCAGCTTGGACCTATATCAG atGCAGCTGAGAACCCGTATGGGGAGGATGACAGTAAGAGTCCGTTCCCTCTGCAGCCTAAGATCAAACGCAGCTACGCTCAGAACGTCACTGTCTGGATCAAAGCTAGTGGACTGCAG ACTGATGTGCAGAAGATCCTGAGGAACGCCAGGAAACTGCCAGAGAAGACCCAGACCTTCTACAAG GAGCTGAACCGTCTGCGTAAGGCAGCGCTGGCGTTTGGTTTCTGGGAGCTGCTGAAGGGAGTCTCGGAGCTGTTGGAGAGGGAGTGTACCCTGCTGCCGGACACGGCCCACCCTGACGCAGCCTTCCAGCTGTCACACGCAGCCCAACAGCTCAAACTAGCCTCCACGGGAGACTCCCAGTACGCTGCCTTCGACCACAACATCAACCCCATGCACACTGACTTCTCTGGGGGAGGAGCTGGCAtgtag